CTCTTTTATCTCCAAAATTTTTCCAACTCGGTTCTAGTAAATACTGTCCCCTTTCCACAATAATCCATAAATCTTTCTAAGGTGGAAAATTCTGAAATATTCTTCTTTTCAATTAAAGTACATACCGATGTCGCCACAGAGCTATATTCTGCACTTTTCCCCTGTTCAGCTGTACGATAGATTATAATTAAATCTCCTATATTTACATTATTAACTCCAGACATTGCAGTTAAATACACCTTCTCTATGGTATTCGTAAAAGATAAATCTTCTACTACGTGTGATTTCTCTGTAAATAATCTGGAATCTGGAAAAAGTTTTGTATGATATGTCGGATAAATTGATAGTAAATATTTATTATTGCTCTTTGTTTTTATCCTTGCCCTTCACTTTTAATCAATGAAATTATGGTGTAAAATAAACATAAAAATACCAAATAAAGGATGGGGTGGCATTGAAAAAGATAAGAAGAGCTTTGTTATTTGTTCACTATTTTGTAGGAATAGGTGCCCTCTTTGGTGGCGGGGGAGCTATTTTGGATCCCAGTGGGGAAACTCTTGGAATTGCAGCTAATGAAACATTAAAGTATGCACCCTTTGATGACTTTTTAATCCCAGGGCTCTTTCTTTTTGGGGTTTTAGGATTAGGAAATATGATAGGTGCACTTATCTGTCATTTTAAAAAAGACTACTGGGTATATGTCAGTGGAGGCTTGGGAGGCATTCTCTCTATGTGGATTATCATTCAATGCTATATGCTTCGCGCTATCTATATGTTACACATTATTTTCTTCGTTATCGGAATAATCCAAGGAGTCTTGGCTTTAGCTATTCTTTATCGACAACAGCGCTTTCCTTTTAATAGATTATATAAATATATAGAATAAGGGGAAATGGTAAAATCCATTTTCTCTTCTGATTAGACTTTAGAGAAAATGCTTTATCTAGCTAACCAGAACATCATAAAAAATTGAACCCAAAGATATAGAAATTAAGATAGGGTTCTTACTCAGCTTAGATCTTTTTGAAGATCGGATATCAGAATATCAAAGATAGTCCTAAAATATATTAAAGCCCTACTTTTTATGGAGGGGCTTTAATCAAATTTTCTTCTCTCTATCTCCAACATTAAATTATTTAATGTTTCAGTATATTTCTCTTCTATATTTAGACATATCTTTTTCGCCATTTCTTCACTATAAATATGAGTTGTGGAATTTCTATCCCTTAACATTGAAAGCCATAATTCTTCATTCCTAATAATCCCCGCAGAAAAGGCCTCCCGTAAAACTGTTTTGGGTGAATTTAGCCCAATAAGTCCCTCATCTTCAAATATTGCTTTTAGTGTTTTCCACGCAATCTCAAATGTAAATTCAAATCTTTGTATTATGCCATCTCTTAGGAGGTCATCTTCATATTCAAGCCTTTTTAATCCTTCATTTAATTTCTTAAGTGCATTTTTATAATTTTCAAATTTCTGTTTGTAAGCGCTCATATATAATCACTCCCTCTTCCTCATAGGCTTCTGAGCTTCGAGATGACCTTTCATCGATTTCCAATAAAGTTCAAAGGCAATCTCAAAAAGCTGTATAATGCCGGCTCGTTCTAATTCTATTTCGATGGGTTGATTGATGTATTAGTTTAATAACCTATAGGACTTTTCAAAATTGATAAATCTTTGTCTCCATCTTATATCTTTGAATTGATCCATTTCAAAGTCCCTTTCAAATTGGATTATAAGTGATTGCCCCATGATAACATAGCCATAAAAAGAAAAAACCATAATTTCTCTATATTCCTTAACTAATTTTAGTAAATACTTCTTATCCTCTTTACGCTAAAAAATAAACTCCCAATCATTTCCTCCTTGAATCAGATGATAAATCTCTCTAGGATATTCAAGCCTTAGCTTTGTCCTCAATGAAAAATCCCCTGACTTTATCCTATCAGAAGGTGTGAAAT
The Irregularibacter muris DNA segment above includes these coding regions:
- a CDS encoding nucleotidyltransferase substrate binding protein, whose amino-acid sequence is MSAYKQKFENYKNALKKLNEGLKRLEYEDDLLRDGIIQRFEFTFEIAWKTLKAIFEDEGLIGLNSPKTVLREAFSAGIIRNEELWLSMLRDRNSTTHIYSEEMAKKICLNIEEKYTETLNNLMLEIERRKFD
- a CDS encoding nucleotidyltransferase substrate binding protein, with the translated sequence MNQPIEIELERAGIIQLFEIAFELYWKSMKGHLEAQKPMRKRE